The Impatiens glandulifera chromosome 3, dImpGla2.1, whole genome shotgun sequence genome contains a region encoding:
- the LOC124932410 gene encoding ras-related protein RABA1f-like — protein sequence MGGYRAEDDYDYLFKVVLIGDSGVGKSNLLSRFARNEFSLESKSTIGVEFATRSIQVEDKIVKAQIWDTAGQERYRAITSAYYRGAVGALVVYDVTRHVTFENVARWLKELKDHTDANIVIMLVGNKGDLRHLRAVSSEDAKAFAEKETTFFMETSALEAMNVEDAFTEVLTQIYHVVSRKALDIGGDPAALPKGQMINMNSRDDVSAVKKDGCCSS from the exons ATGGGCGGTTATAGAGCGGAAGACGATTATGATTACTTGTTCAAGGTGGTTCTGATCGGAGATTCAGGCGTCGGAAAATCAAACCTCTTATCTAGATTCGCTCGTAATGAGTTCAGCCTCGAGTCAAAATCAACAATCGGAGTTGAATTCGCAACTCGTAGCATTCAGGTTGAAGATAAGATCGTTAAGGCTCAGATTTGGGATACGGCCGGTCAAGAAAG GTATCGAGCAATCACGAGTGCGTATTATCGCGGAGCGGTTGGGGCTCTAGTCGTGTACGACGTAACACGTCACGTTACATTCGAAAACGTAGCGAGATGGTTGAAGGAGTTGAAGGATCATACGGATGCGAATATTGTGATTATGCTTGTTGGAAACAAAGGAGATTTACGTCATCTGAGAGCGGTATCGTCAGAAGATGCTAAGGCATTTGCTGAAAAAGAGACGACGTTCTTTATGGAGACATCTGCGCTTGAAGCTATGAATGTTGAAGATGCATTTACTGAGGTTTTGACGCAGATCTATCATGTTGTTAGTAGGAAAGCACTCGATATTGGTGGCGATCCTGCTGCTTTGCCTAAAGGACAGATGATTAATATGAATAGCAGAGATGATGTTTCCGCGGTTAAGAAAGATGGTTGTTGCTCTTCGTAA
- the LOC124932408 gene encoding xyloglucan endotransglucosylase protein 7-like isoform X1: MNAEGGTLNQEFEITWGESRAKIHNNGGLLTLSMDKASGSGFRSRNEYLFGKIEMQVKLVSGNSAGTVTTYYMSSEDGLIHDEIDFEFLGNETGDPYTLHTNVYSRGKGDREQQFFLWFDPTTDFHTYSILWNPFRIVFSVDGTPIREFKNMEKLGVPFPTKLPMRVYSSIWNGEDWATKGGRVKTDWNKAPFTASYRNYKAKACIWKSGSSSCDSKSLRPSNSSNNDWRRETLNATGLERMKWVRDKYMVYDYCNDKMRFPQGLPPECTVVRETLRLSAF; the protein is encoded by the exons ATGAACGCTGAGGGAGGAACCCTAAACCAAGAGTTCGAAATCACATGGGGTGAATCCCGAGCCAAGATCCACAACAATGGTGGTCTCCTCACCCTTTCCATGGACAAGGCCTCCGGCTCCGGTTTTCGCTCTCGCAACGAATATTTGTTTGGCAAGATCGAAATGCAG GTGAAACTGGTGAGTGGCAACTCGGCTGGAACCGTGACGACATACTATATGTCATCTGAGGACGGGCTAATCCACGATGAGATAGATTTTGAGTTCTTAGGTAACGAAACCGGAGATCCCTACACTCTCCACACAAACGTGTATTCCCGTGGAAAAGGTGATAGAGAGCAACAATTCTTCCTATGGTTCGATCCAACAACCGATTTTCATACCTACTCCATTTTATGGAACCCTTTTAGGATTGTCTTTTCAGTTGATGGCACGCCAATTAGAGAGTTCAAGAACATGGAGAAGCTAGGGGTACCATTTCCAACCAAGTTACCCATGAGGGTATACTCTAGCATATGGAACGGAGAAGATTGGGCCACAAAGGGAGGTAGGGTTAAAACCGATTGGAACAAAGCACCTTTCACGGCTTCGTATAGAAATTATAAGGCCAAGGCATGTATATGGAAGTCGGGTTCGTCCTCGTGCGATTCCAAGAGTCTACGTCCTTCAAACTCGTCGAACAATGATTGGCGACGCGAAACGTTGAATGCTACTGGTTTAGAGAGAATGAAATGGGTGCGAGATAAATACATGGTTTATGATTATTGTAACGATAAAATGAGGTTTCCCCAAGGTCTTCCTCCCGAAT GTACGGTGGTCAGGGAAACCTTGCGATTATCGGCGTTCTGA
- the LOC124932412 gene encoding uncharacterized protein LOC124932412, with amino-acid sequence MADNQNPKPTGDLGRKYRNPPDAANPDPATMREQWRFAVRQYSRWYSHAWGTAILAGVSFFALGWIIKGSNPLPSFNHESDSKPRKPDSPTASERR; translated from the coding sequence ATGGCGGATAATCAAAACCCTAAACCCACCGGCGATTTAGGTCGCAAGTACCGTAACCCGCCGGACGCGGCGAACCCAGATCCTGCGACTATGAGAGAGCAATGGAGATTCGCCGTCCGTCAATATAGCCGATGGTATTCCCACGCCTGGGGCACCGCTATCCTTGCCGGCGTCTCCTTTTTCGCACTTGGCTGGATAATCAAAGGTTCCAATCCACTTCCTTCTTTCAATCATGAATCTGATTCCAAACCTCGCAAACCTGATTCACCGACGGCATCAGAACGCCGATAA
- the LOC124932411 gene encoding 28 kDa heat- and acid-stable phosphoprotein-like, whose product MGRGKFKGKPTGRRMFSTPEEMRAGSSARPRTFKKEAIVEDEDQERSEEESEEESSEDESEKQKGVQGIIQIENPNLVKPKTVKARNVDTEKTTELSRREREEIEKQKAHERYMKLQEQGKTDQAKKDLERLALIRQQRADAAKKRDEEKAAKEMKKVEARK is encoded by the exons ATGGGAAGGGGAAAGTTCAAGGGAAAGCCTACTGGCCGCCGTATGTTCTCCACTCCTGAGGAGATGC GTGCAGGTTCATCTGCACGTCCTCGCACGTTTAAAAAG GAAGCTATTGTGGAAGATGAAGATCAGGAGAGATCTGAGGAAGAATCGGAAGAAGAGTCTTCTGAGGATGAATCCGAA AAGCAAAAGGGTGTCCAAGGAATTATTCAGATCGAGAATCCTAATCTCGTGAAGCCTAAAACAGTTAAAGCTAGAAATGTTGAT ACTGAGAAGACAACTGAACTCTCCAGGCGCGAAAG AGAAGAAATAGAGAAACAGAAAGCCCATGAAAGGTATATGAAGTTGCAAGAACAAGGAAAAACCGATCAGGCAAAGAAGGATTTAG AACGTCTTGCACTTATACGACAACAAAGGGCTGATGCTGCTAAGAAGCGTGATGAAGAGAAAGCAG ctaaagaaatgaagaaagtgGAAGCCCGCAAATAA
- the LOC124932407 gene encoding apoptosis inhibitor 5-like protein API5, with product MVDATDILKDSESKAIEQLYQYGDRLSEAKDKSKHVEDYQNIISAAKSNSVKSRQLAAQLIPRFFKFFPELSDSAVDSHLDLCEAEELGIRVQAIRGLPLFCKDTPEQISKIVDILAQLLTAEENVERDAVHKALLSLLRQDVKASLTALFKHIESVDERGTDENLRERTLIFIRDKVFPLKDELLKPREQLERHITNLIKKSLQDVTGAEFKMFMDFLKSLSIFGEKAPPECVQELIEIIEGQADLDAQFNVSDGDHIDRLQSCLFMAIPFFMRGASNSKFLCYLNKHILPVFDKLPEERKVDLLKNLTESSPYSISQDTRQILPSVVQLLKKYMPLRKSAEEMNFTCVECLLYTFHHLANKVPNATNSLCGYKIVTGQPSDRLGEDFSEQYKEFTERLNTIEDLTRATIKKLTQDLNQHNKAMASAKSDEAKATIKTQQQNTTTGLRTCNNILLMTQPLHSKSPSFIGDKKINLSWKEAAKGQTPASSKRPLKPTNDSSNAPKKGRAGSASYGGGGGGGGGGGGGRGRGRGWGRRGRAGRSNW from the exons ATGGTTGATGCTACAGACATTTTGAAAGATTCCGAGTCCAAGGCTATTGAACAGCTATACCAGTATGGAGATAGACTTAGCGAGGCCAAGGACAAGTCTAAG CATGTTGAGGACTACCAGAACATAATTAGTGCAGCTAAAAGCAATAGTGTGAAGTCAAGGCAGTTAGCTGCTCAGCTTATTCCGAGATTTTTTAAGTTCTTTCCTGAGTTATCGGATTCTGCAGTTGATTCCCATTTGGATTTATGTGAAGCTGAGGAGTTAGgg ATAAGGGTGCAGGCGATTCGTGGACTTCCGCTTTTCTGCAAGGATACACCAGAGCAGATATCTAAGATAGTAGATATTCTTGCTCAACTCCTTACTGCTG AAGAAAATGTTGAGCGTGATGCTGTCCACAAAGCCCTTTTATCTTTACTGAGGCAAGATGTGAAAG CTTCTTTGACAGCCCTTTTTAAGCACATTGAGAGTGTTGATGAAAGAGGGACTGATGAAAACCTTCGAGAGAGGACTTTGATTTTTATCAGAGACAAG GTTTTTCCTCTAAAAGATGAGCTCTTGAAGCCTCGTGAGCAATTGGAAAGGCATATAACTAATCTGATAAAGAAA TCTCTTCAAGATGTCACTGGAGCAGAATTTAAGATGTTTATGGATTTCCTGAAAAGTTTGAGTATCTTTGGTGAAAAAGCGCCTCCTGAGTGTGTCCAAGAGCTCATTGAGATTATTGAAGGTCAAGCTGATCTAGATGCACAATTCAAT GTTTCTGATGGAGATCATATTGACAGATTGCAATCATGCTTATTCATGGCTATTCCCTTTTTCATG CGTGGTGCATCAAACAGCAAATTTCTGTGCTATTTGAACAAGCACATCTTGCCTGTTTTTGACAAG CTTCCTGAAGAGCGCAAAGTTGATTTGCTAAAGAACCTCACAGAGAGTTCACCTTATTCGATCTCACAAGATACCCGTCAGATCCTTCCCTCTGTTGTCCAACTCCTAAAG AAATATATGCCTCTGAGAAAGTCTGCAGAGGAGATGAACTTTACATGTGTGGAATGTTTGTTGTATACCTTTCATCATTTAGCCAACAAA GTTCCCAACGCTACAAATAGCTTATGTGGTTATAAGATAGTAACCGGCCAACCCTCAGACAGACTTGGGGAGGATTTCTCGGAGCAATATAAAGAATTTACTGAGAG GTTAAACACTATAGAAGACCTTACTAGAGCTACTATAAAGAAGCTAACTCAGGATTTGAACCAACACAACAAAGCAATGGCTAGTGCTAAATCTGATGAAGCAAAGGCTACCATT AAAACTCAGCAACAAAATACCACAACAGGATTGCGAACTTGCAATAATATCTTATTGATGACACAG CCACTTCATTCAAAATCTCCTTCGTTTATTGGGGATAAGAAGATAAACCTATCTTGGAAAGAAGCTGCAAAAGGTCAAACACCTGCCAG TTCTAAAAGACCTCTTAAGCCTACAAACGACTCAAGTAATGCTCCGAAAAAGGGTCGCGCTGGTTCTGCCTCATATGGAGGTGGAGGAGGCGGcggcggtggtggtggtggtggaagGGGCCGGGGTAGAGGTTGGGGTCGACGTGGAAGAGCAGGAAGGAGTAACTGGTAG
- the LOC124932408 gene encoding xyloglucan endotransglucosylase protein 7-like isoform X2, with product MNAEGGTLNQEFEITWGESRAKIHNNGGLLTLSMDKASGSGFRSRNEYLFGKIEMQVKLVSGNSAGTVTTYYMSSEDGLIHDEIDFEFLGNETGDPYTLHTNVYSRGKGDREQQFFLWFDPTTDFHTYSILWNPFRIVFSVDGTPIREFKNMEKLGVPFPTKLPMRVYSSIWNGEDWATKGGRVKTDWNKAPFTASYRNYKAKACIWNLRPSNSSNNDWRRETLNATGLERMKWVRDKYMVYDYCNDKMRFPQGLPPECNFS from the exons ATGAACGCTGAGGGAGGAACCCTAAACCAAGAGTTCGAAATCACATGGGGTGAATCCCGAGCCAAGATCCACAACAATGGTGGTCTCCTCACCCTTTCCATGGACAAGGCCTCCGGCTCCGGTTTTCGCTCTCGCAACGAATATTTGTTTGGCAAGATCGAAATGCAG GTGAAACTGGTGAGTGGCAACTCGGCTGGAACCGTGACGACATACTATATGTCATCTGAGGACGGGCTAATCCACGATGAGATAGATTTTGAGTTCTTAGGTAACGAAACCGGAGATCCCTACACTCTCCACACAAACGTGTATTCCCGTGGAAAAGGTGATAGAGAGCAACAATTCTTCCTATGGTTCGATCCAACAACCGATTTTCATACCTACTCCATTTTATGGAACCCTTTTAGGATTGTCTTTTCAGTTGATGGCACGCCAATTAGAGAGTTCAAGAACATGGAGAAGCTAGGGGTACCATTTCCAACCAAGTTACCCATGAGGGTATACTCTAGCATATGGAACGGAGAAGATTGGGCCACAAAGGGAGGTAGGGTTAAAACCGATTGGAACAAAGCACCTTTCACGGCTTCGTATAGAAATTATAAGGCCAAGGCATGTATATGGAA TCTACGTCCTTCAAACTCGTCGAACAATGATTGGCGACGCGAAACGTTGAATGCTACTGGTTTAGAGAGAATGAAATGGGTGCGAGATAAATACATGGTTTATGATTATTGTAACGATAAAATGAGGTTTCCCCAAGGTCTTCCTCCCGAATGTAATTTCTCATAG